Proteins encoded by one window of Engraulis encrasicolus isolate BLACKSEA-1 chromosome 21, IST_EnEncr_1.0, whole genome shotgun sequence:
- the si:dkey-33c9.6 gene encoding active breakpoint cluster region-related protein: protein MELYEEAVGYLKDVDISVESTGISVESSAISSQLLEDVFAEEDFLQSPMRKESFSLPDVGSRHGRSTSENMLERRLAVLRGILASEERYLNELETLLMPMKALKATAGTSQPVLSCQEIQTVFFQVPELLALHRDFHQALKERLEGATGAEEESETLYRDPLQNLQTLSMEQEEEQEPVAEPDKDHHLLTVGDLFQRLVSQLATYGGFIDNYENAVEVVRRCTQADLRFRTLAESMKSRKASDSSTSEYTFEALLYKPLDRVTKTTLVLHDLLSHTPADHYDAPLLQEALRISSSFLSGVNEPSHCKKAVTLSKGMRRQLVLDGFVVCLCENGRSLRHLFLYTDLLLCVKFKGGTLGRHSQYRYCWHMPLFGLQLHWAGELDYQPDMQQRISTMKAKMYQLCQALRQQRRGSHSRFVDRIRKRLQECELWLLTHSPNLSLELHSTSGKSHTVLMSSLYELEEWREPIDRLIGDNTDTVPPDLLTLTNSCVKLRMTQQPNLQSLLPGGAGQSLCGTLSVVVHSACGLQQPACMWVRVEVDGFDFFSTSEQTHSSLSSREPQWNQELSFQVDGAKNLRVVCITQSQKGPDDTVVARGSLKLDPSITQKWKKLSLTMGHLHLTLSIKYSPHPLGPPSSTIAQPLPVFCVPIGVVAQQEGVLVPHVVRWCAEEVERRGLGEEGIYRTSGSAKEIQLLKHSFNTNLREALKEVRSAEVNVVSGTLKLYFRDLPEALVPADLYKSLKNALDLPDLVSKQGALLNILGLCPAANRNTLLYLFHHLKRVSEKMEVNKMSVMNLATVFGPSLLRPPVPQIDISEEVVVQVQVVFFYLQCNDLPTPLLTLPLDTEDEQDTAM from the exons ATGGAGCTATACGAGGAAGCAGTAGGCTACCTAAAAGACGTGGATATTTCTG TGGAATCAACTGGAATATCAGTGGAATCAAGTGCAATATCGTCGCAGCTGTTGGAAGATGTGTTCGCAGAGGAAGATTTTCTTCAGAGCCCAATGCGAAAAGAGAGCTTCTCGCTTCCAGATGTTGGATCTAGACAT GGCAGAAGCACATCCGAGAACATGCTGGAGAGGAGACTGGCGGTGCTCAGAGGTATCTTGGCCAGCGAAGAGCGTTACCTGAATGAACTGGAAACATTGTTGATG CCCATGAAGGCCCTCAAAGCCACAGCAGGGACCTCCCAGCCGGTGCTGTCCTGCCAGGAGATCCAGACGGTCTTCTTCCAGGTCCCAGAGCTGCTGGCCCTCCACAGAGACTTCCACCAGGCCCTCAAGGAACGCCTGGAGGGGGCCACAGGTGCGGAAGAGGAGAGTGAGACCCTCTACAGAGACCCTCTACAGAATCTACAGACCCTCTCCATGGaacaggaggaggaacaggagccaGTGGCAGAGCCAGACAAAGATCATCATCTGTTGACTGTGGGAGACCTCTTCCAGAGGCTG GTTAGCCAGTTGGCCACATATGGTGGCTTCATTGATAACTATGAGAATGCggtggaggtggtgaggaggtgCACTCAGGCCGATCTGAGGTTCAGAACACTAGCAGAG AGCATGAAATCAAGGAAAGCCTCGGACAGCTCCACGTCTGAATACACATTTGAAG CACTCTTGTACAAGCCCCTGGACCGTGTGACCAAGACCACCCTTGTGCTGCAT gacctGCTGAGCCACACCCCTGCTGATCACTACGATGCCCCACTCCTACAGGAAGCTCTCCGCATCTCCAGCAGCTTCCTGTCCGGTGTCAATGAGCCGTCACACTGTAAGAAAGCCGTCACACTGTCCAAGGGGATG AGACGGCAATTGGTGCTTGATGGctttgtggtgtgtttgtgtgagaacgGGAGGAGCCTGCGTCATCTTTTCCTCTACACTGACTTGCTGCTGTGTGTCAAGTTTAAAGGGGGTACGTTGGG GAGGCACTCCCAGTACCGCTACTGCTGGCACATGCCCCTGTTTGGCCTGCAGCTCCACTGGGCAGGAGAGCTGGACTACCAGCCTGACATGCAGCAGCGTATCAGCACCATGAAGGCCAAGATGTACCAGCTCTGTCAGGCTCTCAGACAACAG AGGCGAGGCTCGCATTCCCGCTTTGTGGATCGCATCCGAAAGAGGCTCCAAGAGTGTGAGCTTTGGCTTCTGACACACTCACCAAACCTCAGCCTGGAACTCCACAGCACGAGTGGCAAG aGTCACACTGTTCTGATGTCGTCCCTGTATGAgctggaggaatggagggagcccATCGACAGACTCATAGGAGACA atacaGACACAGTTCCCCCAGATCTGCTCACTCTCACCAACTCTTGTGTGAAGCTCAGAATGACTCAACAGCCAAACCTACAAAGCCTTTTGCCTG GTGGTGCGGGCCAGTCTCTCTGTGGTACGCTCAGTGTGGTGGTGCACTCCGCTTGTGGTCTGCAGCAACCTGCTT gtatgtgggtgcgtgtggagGTAGATGGGTTTGATTTCTTCAGCACTAGTGAGCAGACTCACTCCTCTCTAAGCAGCCGAGAACCTCAGTGGAACCAG GAGCTCTCGTTCCAGGTGGATGGAGCTAAGAATCTGAGAGTAGTGTGTATCACCCAATCGCAAAAGGGCCCAGACGACACGGTAGTGGCCCGAGGCTCTCTCAAG CTCGATCCAAGCATCACGCAGAAGTGGAAGAAGCTGAGCCTAACCATGGGCCATCTGCATCTCACCTTATCAATCAAATACTCACCACATCCGCTGGGCCCCCCCAGCTCCACCATCGCCCAACCCCTGCCAGTCTTCTGTGTTCCTATCGGAGTTGTGGCACA gcaggaGGGGGTTCTTGTTCCCCATGTGGTACGCTGGTGTGCGGAGGAGGTGGAGCGGAGAGGATTGGGAGAGGAGGGCATCTATAGGACGTCTGGCTCAGCAAAGGAAATTCAACTCCTTAAACACTCATTTAACACAA atCTGAGGGAGGCTCTGAAAGAGGTGCGGTCTGCTGAGGTCAATGTGGTATCTGGGACTTTAAAACTCTACTTCAGGGACCTTCCAGAGGCATTGGTCCCTGCAGATCTTTACAAGAGTCTTAAGAACGCACTGG ATCTCCCTGACCTGGTCTCCAAACAGGGTGCCTTGTTAAACATTTTGGGGTTGTGCCCGGCTGCCAACCGGAATACTCTTCTCTACCTGTTTCACCATCTCAAGAG ggTGTCAGAGAAGATGGAGGTAAATAAAATGTCTGTGATGAATCTGGCGACAGTGTTCGGGCCAAGTCTCTTGCGTCCCCCTGTCCCTCAAATAGACATCTCCGAGGAAGTGGTGGTGcag GTGCAAGTGGTGTTCTTTTACCTGCAGTGCAATGACCTACCCACACCTCTTTTGACTCTGCCACTGGACACTGAGGATGAACAGGATACTGCCATGTAA